One window of Catonella massiliensis genomic DNA carries:
- a CDS encoding sugar transferase, translating to MYRNFFKRMLDFILSLMAIVLLFPILVFLTITGAFLMGGNPFFTQERPGKDGKIFKLVKFRSMNNKRDERGELLPDEKRLTYYGKFLRNTSFDELPELINILKGDMAIVGPRPLLVRYLTRYSKTQARRHEVRPGLTGLAQVNGRNAISWEEKFRYDVEYVDNLSLMLDIKIILMTVLKVVKRDGISSENSATMEEFMGQQGKDE from the coding sequence ATGTATAGGAATTTCTTTAAGAGGATGTTGGACTTTATCTTATCCCTAATGGCTATTGTTCTCCTATTTCCCATACTTGTTTTTCTAACCATCACAGGAGCCTTTCTAATGGGAGGCAATCCTTTTTTTACACAAGAGAGGCCGGGAAAAGACGGCAAGATATTTAAGTTGGTCAAATTTAGGAGTATGAACAACAAAAGGGATGAGAGAGGAGAGCTGCTTCCCGATGAGAAGAGGCTTACTTATTACGGAAAATTTCTTAGAAATACCTCTTTTGATGAACTTCCTGAACTAATCAACATACTTAAGGGTGACATGGCAATAGTAGGCCCACGCCCGCTTCTTGTTAGATATCTTACCAGGTACAGCAAGACTCAGGCAAGAAGGCACGAGGTAAGGCCCGGACTTACAGGACTTGCCCAGGTAAATGGAAGGAATGCCATAAGCTGGGAAGAAAAGTTTAGATATGATGTAGAATATGTGGACAATCTAAGCCTTATGCTTGATATTAAGATTATACTTATGACAGTACTTAAGGTTGTAAAAAGAGATGGAATAAGCAGTGAGAATTCTGCAACTATGGAAGAATTTATGGGACAGCAGGGAAAAGATGAATAA
- a CDS encoding NYN domain-containing protein — protein sequence MENLQRIVMLIDADNTQIGKLEDVIGEISTHGRIVVKRAYGNWRKDILKNWEKELKRLAIKPEQQFDYVNGKNATDMALVIDTMNLLHKGIYDGFVIVASDSDYTPLAINLHESGVYVIGVGEKKTPEAFRNSCDEFIFLENLGRTNELKLPISKEDDDEEEYYETGEDDDIEKIHNLLKIAWDKYQDDEGYVNVSSAGQFIKRVRPDFDVRTFGFIKLPKLLEAFPDRYEITKYQGKGTVMIIAYRCK from the coding sequence ATGGAGAACTTACAGAGAATAGTTATGCTTATTGATGCTGACAACACACAGATAGGTAAGCTTGAAGATGTAATTGGGGAAATATCAACACATGGAAGAATAGTGGTGAAGAGAGCTTATGGCAACTGGCGCAAAGACATACTTAAGAACTGGGAAAAAGAGCTTAAGAGACTTGCTATAAAGCCAGAGCAGCAGTTTGACTATGTCAATGGTAAAAACGCTACAGATATGGCTCTTGTAATAGATACGATGAATCTCTTACATAAGGGCATATATGATGGTTTTGTTATAGTTGCAAGTGACAGCGACTATACACCTCTTGCTATCAATCTCCACGAATCCGGAGTATACGTTATAGGAGTGGGTGAGAAGAAGACACCGGAGGCCTTTAGAAACAGTTGTGATGAGTTTATTTTCCTTGAGAACCTGGGAAGGACAAATGAACTTAAACTCCCTATTTCTAAAGAAGATGATGATGAGGAAGAGTACTATGAGACCGGAGAAGATGATGATATCGAGAAGATACACAATCTCTTAAAGATAGCCTGGGATAAGTATCAGGATGATGAGGGCTATGTAAATGTAAGCTCTGCAGGGCAGTTTATAAAGCGTGTACGTCCTGACTTTGATGTGCGTACCTTCGGATTTATAAAGCTTCCTAAGCTCTTAGAAGCCTTTCCTGACAGATACGAGATAACTAAATATCAGGGTAAGGGTACAGTTATGATTATCGCTTACAGATGTAAGTAG
- a CDS encoding PfkB family carbohydrate kinase translates to MRQKRVLLAEDISCYGKCSTTVALPILSVAGFEVNLLPTAIFSAHTGISTDIAFLDFSGGMKGIIDSWETMDISYDAVLIGYSFGKRQLELLTKFLEMKKPKIVILDPAMAENGKLYSKLPEDYPVAMKELIKHCDYLTPNITEAFMLAEKPYHEGPYDRTDIVEILLRIYGTYRKKVIITGIEAKDNKLMVMAIDDCGDIYTYETDKVSRNYSGAGDVYAALLLDGLLKDRGFETSVKEAMELTSRAVMLSQAGNYEELYFEGILKDI, encoded by the coding sequence ATGAGACAGAAAAGAGTTTTACTCGCTGAAGATATTTCTTGTTATGGAAAGTGCTCTACAACTGTAGCCCTTCCCATACTTTCAGTGGCAGGCTTTGAAGTAAACCTGCTTCCTACGGCCATATTTTCAGCGCATACAGGCATTAGCACAGATATTGCTTTTTTGGATTTTTCAGGAGGAATGAAGGGGATAATAGACTCCTGGGAGACTATGGATATAAGCTATGATGCAGTTCTAATTGGCTATTCATTTGGAAAAAGGCAGCTTGAGCTTCTTACCAAGTTTTTGGAAATGAAAAAGCCTAAGATTGTAATATTAGATCCTGCTATGGCTGAGAATGGAAAGTTATATAGCAAGCTTCCTGAGGACTATCCTGTAGCCATGAAAGAGTTAATTAAGCATTGTGATTATCTTACTCCCAATATAACCGAAGCATTTATGTTGGCGGAGAAGCCTTACCACGAAGGACCTTATGATAGAACCGATATCGTGGAGATATTACTTAGAATCTATGGGACCTACCGTAAAAAGGTCATAATTACAGGTATTGAGGCAAAGGATAATAAGCTGATGGTAATGGCTATAGATGACTGTGGTGATATCTATACATACGAGACTGACAAAGTTAGCAGGAATTATAGTGGAGCAGGTGATGTCTACGCTGCACTTTTACTTGACGGACTTCTTAAGGATAGAGGCTTTGAAACATCTGTAAAAGAGGCAATGGAGCTTACCAGCAGGGCTGTAATGCTTAGTCAGGCAGGAAACTATGAAGAGCTATATTTTGAAGGCATACTGAAAGATATATAA